The nucleotide sequence GCTAATCTATCTTGAAAAACATCGTCATACCATAAGTAAACAACTCGCTTCTCTAAAACAAATATCAAATACCAATGATGAAATCATCAAACGTGAAAAGGAGGCACAGACCACGCTGCAAAACAGCACATTCGATATCGTCGAAAAAGAAATCCCAACTATGCTCATACTAAGTTTAGGAAAACGACATGACTGGAGAGATGCTTTAAAAAGCATTACTGTACCAACTCTAATACTTCAAGGTGATGCTGATTTACAAACATTAGATCAAACACGTGCGTTCGCTTCATTATTCTCGCATTCTCGCTTTATGGTAGTGCCTGGGGCAGGTCATTTTCCTTTCAATGAGCGACCAATTCAGTTTGCACAATTATTAAGAAATTTCTTATTAGAGACAATTTCTACCAATAATTAAAAGTTACCAAGTTAGTATCCATTTCCAAAACTGCGGGTTGCTTTCATCAAGAGTAACATAACCATTTTTAACCCCACATATTTTTGATAATCCTGCAACGTATTCTCGCAAAACTTGACGCATTTTTATAGGAAGACCGGGGAAATCAATTACACTGAATATCACACTATTTTTTTGCTCGCCACTATATGCTTTTGCCTCACCGGTATCATGATAAGTACGCCAAAGCCTAGAAGCCTGAGTTAAGACGTACGAGATGGTGGCGAATCGAATTAATACCTTATATGTAGTAGAAAGGTTAGCAGAAGCCATGCCATATCCAACTTGATAAAGTACGTTTGTAGCATCTGCATAAATTATATTACCAGCAGCTTCATAAATACGAACTGCGGTATCCTCAGCAACCCAACTCATTGGCATCAAGTTGCGATATAATTGATAATCTTCAGCAGAAAGATTGTTAGACATATTTTGATCTGCATCCCTGCCAAAACTATTAATAACCATACGCAACCAATAGATACCAATTCCCTTGGTATTTGCTTGTTGATGAGCCTCTGGCATAGGTCATTCTCCCAGTCATTCTAATTCTATCATTAAATATTTTTAACCACATGTTATTCTACCTAGATAAGGCGACATTCATAATCGATTTTTACGAATTTTTTAATAAATCTTATTAACCAACTTTTTTTGAGATTGAGCTTTACGATAAACAATTAGCTCTCAAGACTAATACGCGCGATTGGCTGAATATTCATATCAGGTGATAATTCTTGATAAGAGAGCACAGCTAAATGTGGGAATTCAAGTTCAACTAGTTTACGAAAATAGCGGCGTATTTCCATAGTGGTTAAAATAACCGGATTTTGAGCCGTTGGTGGTAAATTACCTACTTCATTGCGTACTGCTGTTAATATTTCTTGGGTAATTTCAGGTTCGAGTGCCAGGTATGAACCACTTTGAGTATGTTGAATAGAACTACGCACCGCTTCTTCTACCTGTGGGTCAAGCAAATAAACAACTAAGGTATTACCGCCACGGGTGTATTTATGCGAAATGTATCGTTTTAAGGCATTGCGTACATATTCCGTAAGCATGACCGTATCGTTTTCGACTTGCCCCCATTCAGCTAAGGCTTGCAAAATCGAACGCAAGTCACGAATTGATATTTCTTCTTCAACCAAGCGACGCATAATATCAGTTAGCTGAAAAGGCGAAACTGCTTTAGGTACTACTTCTTTAACCAATGCCGGAAAAGCTTGCTCGAGTTGTTCAAGCATATTCTGTACTTCTTGAATGCCAACAAATTCGGCGGCATTTTTGCGTAAAACTGAAGATAAATGTAGCACCATATAACCTGCGGCATCCCAGGTAGTTAGGCCAGCTTGTTCGGCAATCGCTGCATAGTTTGCTGAAATCCACGCACACTCAGACCCATTAGCAGGATTGATAGCCTCTTCACCTTTTATATTCAATAGCGTTAGGCGATCAACCGTATCGTTTACCAACACTTTATCTAATGAAACATTACCAGATATAAGCGGTATTTCGTTAATCATAATGATGTAGGCACCGTCTGGTAGATCAGTTTCATTGCCGCGCACACGAATACCTGGGAATTTGACACCAAGTTCATAAAACAAGCCGTCGCGCATCATTGGCACCATTTCACCTAAAAACTTATTACCGCCACCGGTATCTTCAACCAACGGTATCAAATTACTCGAAACCTCTAAGGCGATAGGAGTAACAACCGGTAGCATTTGCTGTGATTGGCCTTCTTGCTTCTTAGCTGCCTCAATTTGTTTGGCCTTGGTTTCTTCACCCATTGCTTGCACTTCGTTAGAAGGGCCCTCGCCATCAGCACTAGCTGTTTTTTGACGCATTAAGCTATAAGCAACAATCGCAACACCACCACCAATGAAAAAGAAGGGAACAGTAGGCAAACCAGGCACTAGACCAATGCCAACCAACAAACCAGCGGCCACTGCAAATGCTTTTGGTTGTGCCAAAATCTGGGTCGAAATATCTTTGCCAAGATTACTGTCTGACTCTTCGCTAGCCACACGAGTAACGATTAAACCAGCGGTCATTGATGATAATAACGCCGGAATTTGCGAAACTAAACCGTCACCAATGGTAAGAATAGTAAATCTTTGCGCACTTTCGGCTGCGGTAAAACCCATCATGGTAATGCCAATAATTATACCGGCGATAATATTAATGGCAGCAATAATAAGCCCCGCAATAGTATCACCTTTTACGAATTTCATCGCGCCGTCCATTGAACCAAACAATTGCGATTCACGCTGCAGTTCAGTCCGGCGTCTTCGAGCTTCATCAATATCAAAAGCACCAGCACGTAAATCAGCATCAATCGACATTTGTTTGCCGGGCATGGCGTCGAGAGTGAAACGAGCAGCAACTTCAGCGACACGCTCAGAGCCTTTAGCAATAACTAAAAACTGAATAATTGTTAGAACCAGAAAGATAACTGCGCCAACGACAATATTACCGCGAACAACGAATTTACCAAATGATTCAATAACTCTACCGGCATCACCATTAAGTAAAATCAAACGCGTTGAAGAAACGTTAAGTGCCAAACGAAATAACGTCGTAATAAGAATAATAGTAGGATACGATGATAATTTTAGAGCACTCGGAATATAAATTGAGATCATTAGCATTGAAACAGCGATAGTGATGCTAACGACCAGTAACAGATCCATAATAAAGGTGGGCAAAGGCACCACCATCATACCGACGACCCCAACCACCAAACCAGCGAGAATTATGTCGGAATATCGCTTAGATAGGTCTTTAAAGTCGCCGCGTAGTACAATATCTAAGAACTTGTTCATGAGTGTGGAAGATTTTGTCTTGGTGAACCCTTTTAAGTCAAGGCTAAGTCAAGATTGAGTCAAGACTTAGGTACTTTTATTAATCAATGCCACATAAAATACTTGTTACACAAGCACTTGATTGCTTTACTATCGAATGCTACCAAACAAATACAGATCTATAACCACTTGATTTTTATTTGGCGGTGAGGCGAAGTGAAATTTCATGAAAGTTAGATATGCTGCCGGTACTCATCCTGGGATGAAACGGTCACACAATGAGGATAATTATTTCCTGCTCGCCGAGGAAAATCTCTATATTGTGGCTGATGGCATGGGTGGGCACGCCTCTGGTGAAGTTGCCTCGCAAATAGCGGTTGAAACTGTCGCAAATTTTTATATCGATACTGCCCGCGATCGCGAAATTACCTGGCCATTCAAAGAGGATCGCACCCTGGTATATGATGAAAATCGCCTTATTACCGGGGTAAAACTAGCTAATCGCCGGGTTTATGAAACCGCGCAGTCTGATCCTCGCTATCGAGGTATGGGTACAACGATTGTTACTTTTGTTGTTGGACAAAATTCTGCTTTTATTGGGCATGTCGGTGATTCTCGTGCGTACCTTATTCGTGCTGATAACGAAATCAAGCAAGTTACTGAAGATCATTCTTTGTTAAACGACTATCTTAAGGTACACAAGCTAACCCCTGAAGAAATTGAGCATTTTCCACATAAAAACGTAATTGTTAGAGCTCTCGGTATGAAAGAAACAGTAACTGTTGATATTCATCGCCTTGAACCGCAAGCTGGCGATGTTTATGTACTGTGTTCTGATGGGCTTTCTGGATTAGTTGACTCAGCAAGCATTTCAGCAACGATAAATGAAAATCGCGATGATCTTGAAAAAGCTTGTCAGTCATTAATTGCCAAAGCGAATGCAGCAGGTGGTGTCGATAATATTACCGTCGTTGTAGTAGATTTTTCTAATTAGGGGATGCTCCCTCTCCTAAGCCCTAAGCTCTAAGCCCTAAGCAGCAAAAGAAAAATTTAAGCCACCAACGCTCAGGGCTGCACGAATTTTATTCAATACATTACCTTCGATTTGCCGAACTCTTTCGCGTGATATGCGAAAATGTCGACCAATTTGCTGTAATGTTTGAGGATCATCACAAAGCAGACGATGCCTAATGATAAAGCGTTCTTTCTCATTTAAATGACGCATTTCTTTGTATATTTTGTTGCGTACAAATTGACGCTCTTGCACACTACTAAACTCTTCTTCTGGCGATGGCGAGTTATCACTTAGAACCTCTAAATGCGACGTCTGGTTATTAGTTGGCATTGTCGAGTCTAATGAAAAATCCCGCGAACCTAAACGAGCCTCCATATTTATGACTTCACTTTCATTAACCCCTAAACGTTCAGCTAATTCAGCAGTGGAGACAGTATTTCCATTAATCGTTTCATGATCAGCCCGCTCGCGCTCTGAACGTAATTTAAAAAACAATTTACGTTGGGTTTGGGTAGTACCAAGTTTAACCAAAGACCACGAATGCATTATATAATTTTGTATATATGCCCTAATCCACCACACCGCATAAGAAATAACGCGATAACCCTTGTTGGGATCGAATTTACTTACCGCTATCATTAAACCGATGTTTCCCTCTTGAATTAAATCAAGCAGACGATGATTGTACCCACGATACTCATGTGCAATTTTTACAACAAAACGCAGATTTGATACAATTATTTGTTGCGCCGCATCAAAATCACCATTTTGTTGATATTTTTTCGCCAGTTCGATTTCTTGTTCACGAGTTAACAAAGGATATCTATTAATTTCAGAGACATAACGATCAAGATTATAATCGGATAAGATTTTTTTTGCTGTCTTAGCCATTTTTATGTCCGCCTTTTGTGTTTAAACTTCCACCTTTGCTTATGTATTAAGGCTTCACCAATGCTTCAGTATTCCTCTTTGATATCGAAGAAGTATTAGCCTTAATAAAGTTCTTGAAAATTAAGATGCTACAAAAACAAAAAGGATTCGTTAAATCGACATAGGCTGATTTAGGGTGCTAACTGAGGATTTAGGGGGGTGTACCTATTTTGGATAAATAACTTCAAGTAAAGTTAAGCCATGAGCAGGCGCGGTAATACCAGCGAATTCCCTTTTTCTTTTCGCAAGAGCCGCGCTGATGTCACTTGCACTACGCTTGCCCATACCTACTTCGATTAAGGTGCCAGCAAGAATTCGGCACATATGACGACAGAAGGCATTTGCATGAAAAGTGATTTTCACCAAAGCGCCTATTGGTGGACGCATTTCTTGGTCAATAGTAATGCTATTCATATAGCGCCAAGCATGTTCGGCATCACACTGGCTGCTACGAAATGCCTCAAAATCTTGCTCGCCAAGTAACAAAGTCGCGCCTTGTTTCATGACCGCAATATCTAATCGTCTACGAATAAACCAAGCGTATTTATCTGTTAGAGCTGATCGTTGCTTAGCATTATATACTTGATAACAATAACGTTTACTTTCTGAATCAAGGCGTGAATGAAAGTTATCTGGCACCTGTTTTGAGCAATGAATTGAAATATCAAATGGCAACACAGTATTTAACGCTGCGGCAAAACGTTCTGCAGGAATATTACTTTGAGTATAAAAGTTTGCTACCTGCCCAGTCGCATGTACTCCAGCATCTGTACGCCCAGCGACACATAAATTTACTTTTTCTTTAGTAATCGTAGCAATAGCATTAGTAATTTCTGCTTGAATGCTAGGCCCATTCTTTTGCATCTGCCAACCATGATAACGGCTACCATCATATTCAATAAGTAGTTTTATATTACGCTGTTGTATTAATTCGTCAGACATTTAATTAAGATCAAGGGCTAAACCCACTTGCAAATGCGTTGCTGATAGATCTAGTTTTTTTTCGTTGCCAAAACCATCAGCAAAGAGACGTCTGGCTTCAAAAAAGATATACGAAGCTACAACACCGGTAGAACTGCGAGCGTGTTTTGCGGCACTAGGCTCAATCCAATCAAGATTTAACATTAATCCTAAAGCCGCTTGTGCTCCTAAGGTTCCACCATATCCTTGCTTGCCATGATAATAAGATACGTGGCCACCTGTAGTGTTGCGCCATAGAAAATAATCTATTCCGCCTTTAGTATAAGGCATTAACGGTAGTGCAAATTCACGCATCAGAAGATCAAATTTGTAATTAACCCCAACAGATAATGGATAAATCGATAACTCTGTTTGATCAGTACCCTCTACAGATCGTCGAGCAAGAATGTCCTCAGGTTGACACGCAACAACTACAGTTTGAGTGGCATCGTTTGGATCGGTAGCATTACAAATACGCGTGGGTGCGCTTACCTTCCAATATCCGAATTGCCCGTAAAGCCCAAGCAAACCAAAAGTATCAAGAATATACCAATTTGCCGTAAACGTAGTCATCAAGGGCCGATGCTTGAATAATGAACTGTTGCTTTTTGCAGCATATATTCGTCGATAATATGCTTTATTTTTACCCATCTCTGGTTGATATGGACCGGTGGCTATAGAAAAGCCCCAAATTGGCTTTTCATTGGTCGCAGCATTTGCCGAACTAGTAATAAGCCAACTTACACAACACATGATATAAACGCATAACCGCAACCATGAGCCAAATATTATAATCCGTCGACATATGATAAAATGTTTTTTTATTTTATTCATCGACGCACTCCACGGCGGCAATAGACAAAACATAAAAACAAAGCGAACAATAAAGTACCCAGTATCGGGCTTAATCTGCTTGTTGCATTGCAACCTGTACTAAGAGGGCCGGGATAACACTCGATAAAATCGCATTGTTCTATTGGAGTACCAACAAAACTCGCCCATACCTCACTTTTATTAGCAAAAGAATCTACAAGATAAACACAACCTTCGTATAATTGACCATTTTTACCATCAATTTCGATTTGATTTCCTGAAGTAGCATCAGCATTAGTAGTAATGGCACTATCATCCCATAATGAACAATCGTCTTCTGAAGCGTCAGCAATTGAAACTAACGGACGCATTCTCACTTTCCATTTTTCGCCAACTTCACGAGTACCGCTAGCTATTGCTGTCACTCGCAAACGACTATCAAGCGCGGTAACTGTTGCATTAGTAACATCGTTTGGTGGTTTTGTATAAACATAGATACGTAGGTACGCACTAGGATCACTAGAAGTAACCACATCTAAGTCAGTTGCAGTGCAACCAATGCAAGTTGCATTTAGATTAATGCCAAAACACAAACGGTACACGACGCGCTTAAAAGAATCTGAGCATGCATCAGCAACAACATTAGTGTTATCGGCTAACTCTCCGGTGGCGTTCATAAAATCGCCAACCGTGAGAATTAGGTTTTCATCGTAATCATCGGGGAAGGTTAACTCGCTATAATCAAGCACCGAACCAATTACCGTTAATGGATTACTTAATAATAAAGTTCTTGATGTGCTTGAACCATCATACGTACAGCTTTCAACTACAGTCGAAGTAGATGAAGAAGACTCTTTTTGCACCCAAACATAAAGCTTAGTGTCACTTGTTGCAGTGGATGTATCCCATGATAATCTGGCAGCTATTTCACGCGTGAGACCAGTTTCATCACCACATTGTGCCCGATTAAGTGGCTTACAACCCGAACCCGAAAAACAGTCGATACGGCCAAGACCTGACGGGGGGGCTAACGGTTCAATAAATTCGATCTTTATACCATTGCTCCCAGTAAATTCTTCATTTTGTGCAGCAGCAACCGTGATTAATCCGAAAAAAGCAATAAAGGGCAGCAAAGAAAGCGCTCGCATAGCGGCAACGTATGGCTTGAACAAAGGCTAAGGTCAATAGAGTGGGCTTTTAATTAGTCAAATAACCAACCTAAAAAAAGGTTGTCATTTTAAACAAAGTAAGAAATCTTATGTAGTGATAAGTTTGCATGGTAAACGTTTTATAATATTCTTCTAGGTGACTATGACCTTGGCAAATTTACAACTAAAACAGATCTCTAAGCTAATAGCACTCCTTACACTCTTAGGTGCCTTCGCCACAGCTTCTTGCAGCGCTCGTCTTACCGCTCAAGCTCCTGTGCCAAATGCATCAGTGAAAACTCCTGTGCCAAATAGCACCCCCCAACGCTTCAACAACCATACTTCTGCGTTCTTTCACCGTAGCCGGATTAGACGAGCACGATGATGATGACCAAGAAGATATAAATAAATTACGACAATGGGTTTGTGATTTTATTGTTAGTAAAGGCACACCAATAACTCTTAGCGAGCCTAAAGTTGTGCCTGAAAATGACCAATCGATTATCATGCTTGATATAAATTTATCTTTAGAACGCCATACCCACCGTACTTGGATTTTAGATCTTATAACCTACGGTATTTTGGCGCCATGGTGGGGTGAAATTAAGGGACGCATTGATGTTGACGTAGTACAACCAGACCATCAAAGTGAAACTTTTTCAAAAACTACCACTAAAAACTTCTGCGCGGTTTGGTTGGGCCCCTATCGACGAGCTTACGTTGAAAATGCCTATGCGCAAACTTATAGTGATCTCTTTAACGCAACGGCAGATTTTGCAAACCAAGAATATATTCGTCGAAATACTGCCCCTAACGCCGACTCACCAGCTAGCTTTGATAATGCACCGCCAAAAGAGCCGCTAACAAACAAGGATGATAGTTTTCACCTAATTTATGAACGCCAAGAAAAAACCAGCAACATAACGCAACTTGTCTTGCACGCTTTAGGTGGTGTTCAAGCAAGCGTTTTTTATGGAAAAGCTAAAGTATCATCTACTGTAAAAGACGAAAACGGTAATAATGTCGAAGTTGCTGCTGGCAAAGCTTCTCAAAAAGGATGGGGTATTTCTATATTCGGGCCTCCAAGTACCACCGGATTTTATGTTGCCCCAGCATTGGGCTTTATATCACAAGAAATCGAATTAGCTGATTTTCGTCGTACTTTACCTGAAGCTAAAGTTGAGCGAGGCATTGAAATTGCTGCGGTCTGTAGTAACCCCGCAACAGGTGCCACCCTAGATTGTAGTGCGCCAAATGTATATCGACTGCTTTTAAAAAGTGGTTATGGTGGTCTACGCTTTGGATATGATTTAGTTACCGGCAACTCAACCACGGTTTTTGTCGCCTCAGCCAATATTGGCATTAATATTCTTGAATATCGCAGCGTTAACGCAAAAATTGCACGTTATAACGCAACTCACCAAGGTTTTGACTTGCTTAATAGTGGTGCAGCAGGTCTTAGTTTGGGGTTTGAGTTTCCGCGCTTACATACCGCGCTAACTTTAGCTGGTGATTATGAATTTTATCGTTCTTTCACTTTTGATCGACCGCTACAGTTTGAAGGTGAAGTTATCTACAATGAAATTAAAGCAAAATATGAGCGACCATTGCGTGAAGTATCTGCTGCCAGTTTAACCGCAATGACTATGCGGTTATCGTTGGCTATAACCTTTTAATATAGGGATACAGCTATGTACTTTGGCAGATACCCTTTATTTATTGCAGTGATTAGTATCTTAGTCTTAGCTATTACCGGCAGTACTGGTTGTGCAGCTGGCCCAGATAAACAACCACCAGTAGAAACAACGCTAACTATCTGGAATCGCACTCAAACTGAAATCGAAGAGTTACGTATTCACAACAAAAAAAGTTATAGTGATGCAGAAAATCTACTAGCCCAACCGTTAGCGGTTGAAGCAACTGTTGAGGTCGATTTTATTGAAGGTCAATTTGTTACAGTGTTTCGCCGACGTGTTGAAAATGATGATCCCACTGCTTTTACTACCGAGCATGGTCTTGATGAAGTAAAAGGCGATGGTTATACTTTAATTATATTTGATCAATCTTTCCGGCTTATGCAGCCATAAATCTAACTTTTTTTGCCAATTTCTTAACTAGCTTCAACTTTTTTTATATGTTGTCCTCTCCATGATAAACTTAGGGTGTGTCCCCAATTATAAGTGTGTAAAAAGCTTGATTCTTGTAATTACATTTTTTTAAGGGAGAAAATATATTTTGACTCGCGATTATACTTATCAACCACATCGTCAGCAAGGACGTCATCGCGTAAAGCTGAGCCTACGCACTTTGATACTCATCTTGTTGCTTGCTATCAATTTGGCGGTATTTATTTACCACGGCGATCCCCGCAGCCTAATGCCAACACAGCCAAAACTTGTACCCCAAACCAGCATTATTACTGCGCCTTTAGTTTTTAAGCCCATTATAAAACAACCAGA is from Deltaproteobacteria bacterium and encodes:
- the sctV gene encoding type III secretion system export apparatus subunit SctV gives rise to the protein MNKFLDIVLRGDFKDLSKRYSDIILAGLVVGVVGMMVVPLPTFIMDLLLVVSITIAVSMLMISIYIPSALKLSSYPTIILITTLFRLALNVSSTRLILLNGDAGRVIESFGKFVVRGNIVVGAVIFLVLTIIQFLVIAKGSERVAEVAARFTLDAMPGKQMSIDADLRAGAFDIDEARRRRTELQRESQLFGSMDGAMKFVKGDTIAGLIIAAINIIAGIIIGITMMGFTAAESAQRFTILTIGDGLVSQIPALLSSMTAGLIVTRVASEESDSNLGKDISTQILAQPKAFAVAAGLLVGIGLVPGLPTVPFFFIGGGVAIVAYSLMRQKTASADGEGPSNEVQAMGEETKAKQIEAAKKQEGQSQQMLPVVTPIALEVSSNLIPLVEDTGGGNKFLGEMVPMMRDGLFYELGVKFPGIRVRGNETDLPDGAYIIMINEIPLISGNVSLDKVLVNDTVDRLTLLNIKGEEAINPANGSECAWISANYAAIAEQAGLTTWDAAGYMVLHLSSVLRKNAAEFVGIQEVQNMLEQLEQAFPALVKEVVPKAVSPFQLTDIMRRLVEEEISIRDLRSILQALAEWGQVENDTVMLTEYVRNALKRYISHKYTRGGNTLVVYLLDPQVEEAVRSSIQHTQSGSYLALEPEITQEILTAVRNEVGNLPPTAQNPVILTTMEIRRYFRKLVELEFPHLAVLSYQELSPDMNIQPIARISLES
- a CDS encoding Stp1/IreP family PP2C-type Ser/Thr phosphatase: MKVRYAAGTHPGMKRSHNEDNYFLLAEENLYIVADGMGGHASGEVASQIAVETVANFYIDTARDREITWPFKEDRTLVYDENRLITGVKLANRRVYETAQSDPRYRGMGTTIVTFVVGQNSAFIGHVGDSRAYLIRADNEIKQVTEDHSLLNDYLKVHKLTPEEIEHFPHKNVIVRALGMKETVTVDIHRLEPQAGDVYVLCSDGLSGLVDSASISATINENRDDLEKACQSLIAKANAAGGVDNITVVVVDFSN
- a CDS encoding RNA polymerase factor sigma-32 — protein: MAKTAKKILSDYNLDRYVSEINRYPLLTREQEIELAKKYQQNGDFDAAQQIIVSNLRFVVKIAHEYRGYNHRLLDLIQEGNIGLMIAVSKFDPNKGYRVISYAVWWIRAYIQNYIMHSWSLVKLGTTQTQRKLFFKLRSERERADHETINGNTVSTAELAERLGVNESEVINMEARLGSRDFSLDSTMPTNNQTSHLEVLSDNSPSPEEEFSSVQERQFVRNKIYKEMRHLNEKERFIIRHRLLCDDPQTLQQIGRHFRISRERVRQIEGNVLNKIRAALSVGGLNFSFAA
- the truA gene encoding tRNA pseudouridine(38-40) synthase TruA; translated protein: MSDELIQQRNIKLLIEYDGSRYHGWQMQKNGPSIQAEITNAIATITKEKVNLCVAGRTDAGVHATGQVANFYTQSNIPAERFAAALNTVLPFDISIHCSKQVPDNFHSRLDSESKRYCYQVYNAKQRSALTDKYAWFIRRRLDIAVMKQGATLLLGEQDFEAFRSSQCDAEHAWRYMNSITIDQEMRPPIGALVKITFHANAFCRHMCRILAGTLIEVGMGKRSASDISAALAKRKREFAGITAPAHGLTLLEVIYPK